In one Mucilaginibacter ginsenosidivorax genomic region, the following are encoded:
- a CDS encoding DUF5615 family PIN-like protein, translating to MNFLVDVHLPITLSKFLSNQEGCIAIHVNQILQKWNTTDAEICKYADENDMVVITKDQDFKDSHFVNKTPKKIIRITLGNISNNDLVSVFMKNFFLILQMSSKEAFYLEIGKERITSIG from the coding sequence ATGAACTTTTTAGTTGATGTTCATTTACCTATAACACTTTCGAAATTCCTTAGTAATCAAGAAGGATGTATAGCAATACATGTTAACCAGATATTGCAAAAATGGAATACCACTGATGCTGAGATTTGTAAATATGCTGATGAAAACGACATGGTGGTAATCACAAAAGATCAGGACTTTAAAGATTCTCACTTTGTTAATAAAACGCCAAAAAAGATCATCAGAATTACTTTAGGAAATATTTCAAATAACGATTTAGTGTCGGTTTTCATGAAGAACTTCTTCCTCATCTTACAAATGTCATCAAAAGAAGCTTTTTATCTTGAGATTGGTAAGGAGCGGATTACCTCGATTGGTTAA
- a CDS encoding DUF433 domain-containing protein: MSNLLERITVDPSICHGKACVRHMRWPVEVIIDLIASGMSFDDILNDHPELEKEDILASLSYAKISLSGKTLEEVN; this comes from the coding sequence ATGAGCAATTTACTCGAAAGAATTACTGTTGATCCGTCTATATGCCACGGTAAGGCATGTGTTCGCCACATGAGGTGGCCTGTCGAAGTTATTATTGACCTGATAGCTTCAGGAATGTCATTTGATGATATTTTGAACGACCATCCCGAGCTCGAAAAAGAAGATATACTTGCCTCCTTATCTTACGCCAAAATCAGCTTATCGGGTAAAACTTTAGAAGAAGTTAATTAA
- a CDS encoding class I SAM-dependent methyltransferase, giving the protein MSELQRYHMIQDCIDVLKKKKKKVNYFEVGVQTGFCFFKIKADRKIAVDPHFIIKAKKKIKAYIKNLSNFNNKFFELTSDDFFEQKRDYIKKIGGIDVIFIDGLHLYEQVVKDIENSLKYLNKGGLILVHDCNPLSEPAAVRAYTSEEAAAMVGSHPQWINQWNGDVWKAIVKLRSERKDLDIRVINSDHGVGIIRLGQPEKAFSFKDGEMDGLTYSDLDKNRETFLNLKSPETFASFVNDLEKEL; this is encoded by the coding sequence ATGAGCGAACTACAAAGGTACCACATGATACAGGATTGTATCGATGTGCTAAAGAAGAAGAAAAAGAAAGTTAATTATTTTGAAGTTGGTGTACAAACTGGGTTTTGTTTTTTTAAGATCAAAGCCGACAGGAAAATAGCGGTGGACCCGCATTTTATCATCAAAGCCAAAAAGAAGATAAAGGCTTATATTAAAAATCTGTCTAATTTCAATAACAAATTTTTTGAGCTTACAAGCGATGATTTTTTTGAACAGAAACGCGACTATATCAAAAAAATTGGTGGCATTGATGTAATATTTATCGATGGACTGCATTTATATGAGCAGGTGGTTAAGGATATTGAGAACTCACTTAAATATTTAAATAAAGGTGGGCTTATCCTGGTGCATGATTGCAACCCCTTATCTGAGCCTGCCGCTGTACGTGCCTATACTTCAGAGGAAGCAGCGGCAATGGTGGGTTCGCATCCGCAATGGATAAATCAATGGAACGGCGACGTTTGGAAAGCCATTGTAAAACTTCGTTCGGAAAGAAAAGACCTGGATATAAGAGTTATTAACAGCGATCATGGCGTGGGTATTATAAGGTTGGGCCAGCCAGAGAAAGCATTTTCTTTTAAAGATGGGGAAATGGACGGTTTGACTTATTCCGATCTGGATAAAAACCGCGAAACTTTTTTGAATCTGAAGTCGCCGGAAACCTTCGCTTCTTTTGTTAATGACCTGGAGAAGGAATTATAA
- a CDS encoding lipopolysaccharide biosynthesis protein, producing the protein MGIIKQQTIKGSIYSYLGILIGFLTVSIVQPHALSPEGIGLITLLGSLSLMFAQFAILGFNGTARYFPYFRSEENKHNGYLFLSCIISAIGSFLFIIIAYVYKDELVGHNQKSVLFEHYYWYLVPLTIFTLFFNVFDLYARMLYNMTTGLILREFTKRIFVLITILLIYFHLVTFDTFMVLWFFANIIPTALIIIRLIKDNQFSLKPNLDFLTKDMVRKLVGICFFTILTGASPLIIQNIDNILISKKMGLDHTGVYSLAFNFGLIISLPSRSLYSIAYTVIAESWRANDLKNIKSIYEKSCVTQLISALFIFILIWANVDNIFAILPPVFKEGKYAIFFVSLGFFIDSATGVNLVILATSKYFKYDSLFNVLLVGVIVIANLILIPIYGITGAAIASALTFFIFNLFRYLFILIKFKMQPFKIQSLLAIIVGVLVYYLSVWIIPHFQNFIVDTTIRTAFITIIYIPAVYFLQLSDDINGIIDSLIFKLKRR; encoded by the coding sequence ATGGGCATAATAAAACAACAAACCATTAAAGGTTCTATCTACTCTTACCTTGGCATATTAATTGGTTTTCTTACAGTAAGCATCGTTCAACCCCACGCCCTATCGCCCGAAGGCATTGGCTTAATAACGCTGTTGGGTTCCTTATCGCTCATGTTTGCACAATTTGCCATATTGGGTTTTAATGGTACGGCAAGGTACTTTCCATATTTCAGAAGCGAAGAAAACAAGCATAACGGCTACTTATTTTTGTCGTGCATAATTTCGGCAATTGGCAGCTTTTTGTTTATAATAATTGCTTATGTATATAAAGATGAATTAGTTGGCCATAACCAAAAGAGCGTCCTTTTTGAACATTATTACTGGTACCTGGTGCCACTTACCATTTTCACCCTGTTTTTTAACGTGTTTGATTTGTACGCCCGCATGCTTTATAACATGACTACGGGGCTCATACTGAGAGAATTTACCAAAAGGATTTTCGTACTGATTACCATTTTGCTTATCTATTTTCATTTGGTAACCTTTGATACCTTTATGGTACTTTGGTTTTTCGCCAACATCATCCCCACGGCATTAATTATCATCAGGTTGATTAAAGACAACCAGTTTTCACTTAAGCCAAACCTGGATTTTTTGACTAAAGACATGGTGCGCAAGCTTGTGGGTATTTGTTTTTTTACTATATTAACAGGCGCATCTCCCTTAATTATCCAAAACATTGATAATATCCTTATTTCAAAAAAAATGGGGTTAGACCATACCGGTGTATATTCACTAGCGTTTAATTTCGGCCTTATTATCTCGCTTCCTTCGCGGTCATTGTATAGTATAGCCTATACCGTTATAGCCGAATCATGGCGGGCAAATGATCTTAAAAATATTAAGTCTATTTATGAAAAAAGTTGTGTTACCCAGTTAATCAGTGCATTGTTCATCTTTATACTGATATGGGCAAACGTTGATAATATTTTTGCCATACTTCCGCCTGTATTTAAGGAAGGAAAATATGCTATCTTTTTTGTTAGCCTTGGTTTCTTTATCGATTCGGCAACAGGTGTTAACCTTGTGATATTGGCTACCTCAAAATATTTTAAATACGACTCCCTATTTAATGTACTGTTGGTAGGTGTAATAGTTATTGCCAATTTAATATTAATTCCCATATATGGCATTACAGGCGCTGCCATAGCCTCAGCGCTTACTTTTTTTATTTTTAATCTTTTCAGGTATTTATTTATTCTGATAAAATTTAAAATGCAGCCCTTTAAAATCCAAAGTCTGTTGGCTATAATAGTTGGCGTTTTGGTTTACTATCTTTCGGTATGGATAATTCCTCATTTTCAAAATTTCATTGTCGATACCACAATCCGTACGGCGTTTATTACCATAATTTATATCCCGGCAGTATATTTCCTGCAACTATCTGACGATATCAACGGGATTATAGACAGCCTGATTTTTAAATTAAAACGGCGATAG
- a CDS encoding class I SAM-dependent methyltransferase codes for MQESIIGGDYKTAYDQFYQQHDEAWRMLGAKYKAQHIIDVCKGLTFKNVLEVGAGDGSILKILSDDNFAPEYQAVEISGSGVDYILSRGIKNLKTAQVFDGYKLPFADDSFDLIILSHVLEHVEHERILLREIKRVAKRCVIEVPRDYKRGVDARIKHFLAYGHINVYTPTSLRYLLATEGFEVEKDLTSMIEPEVTKFNMYVNQKKHKSLLKNLRITTEFMVKTILGKIMGEKVSEQFANAYTVLCKKAANQPELF; via the coding sequence ATGCAGGAATCAATTATTGGCGGCGACTATAAAACCGCGTATGATCAATTTTATCAACAACATGATGAAGCCTGGCGCATGCTGGGGGCCAAATATAAAGCGCAGCATATCATTGACGTTTGCAAAGGATTAACATTTAAAAACGTCCTGGAAGTGGGTGCCGGCGATGGCAGTATTTTAAAGATTTTGTCTGATGATAATTTTGCGCCTGAGTACCAGGCTGTTGAAATTTCGGGTAGCGGGGTTGATTATATCCTGTCGCGTGGTATAAAAAATCTGAAAACCGCACAGGTATTTGACGGTTACAAGCTGCCCTTTGCTGATGATAGTTTTGATCTGATCATCTTATCGCACGTGTTGGAGCATGTAGAGCATGAACGAATATTGTTGCGCGAAATAAAGAGGGTAGCAAAACGATGCGTTATTGAAGTACCACGCGATTACAAACGCGGCGTTGATGCGCGCATTAAACATTTTTTGGCTTACGGGCATATTAATGTATATACGCCAACATCGTTGCGCTACCTGTTGGCCACTGAAGGTTTTGAAGTAGAAAAGGATCTTACTTCGATGATAGAGCCCGAGGTTACCAAATTCAACATGTACGTTAATCAAAAGAAACATAAAAGCCTTTTAAAAAACCTGCGTATAACTACCGAGTTTATGGTTAAAACCATCCTTGGTAAAATTATGGGAGAGAAGGTGAGCGAACAATTTGCCAACGCTTATACCGTTCTATGTAAAAAGGCCGCCAATCAACCTGAATTATTCTGA
- a CDS encoding glycosyltransferase family 4 protein translates to MSTLKVVHLNTYDGNGGAGRGCMRLNRALISQGVASRMLVHYKFGSNPEIGTFNTNKIQKSYAAFTIILERILAKRFLKPQMKTPFSFTWFGRSVIHHPDVKNADIIHLHWINHGFLDPKHIAEVAKLNKPVVWTFHDSNAFTGGCHVRYACDHFMHECGNCPLLVKPSDNDISHQIWKQKKQAYEVLDFAIAAPSLWMQQSIAASSLMFGKAVHHIPNTLETDIFKPIAKQQAKKKAGLPTDKFIFLSGFMPSRKDSHKGTQYLLDSMELLKQRSGIDAEKIELVVFGNRGTEGLLDFPFKTSFLGTINNDEQLALHYAAADAFLIPSLEDNLPYTVMESLACGTPVIAFTTGGIPDMVKHEYNGYLATYRSAESFTDGMEWVIKHPQPQLLQKQARDTVMETFSEEVIAKKHIELYQSLLKGKGGADV, encoded by the coding sequence ATGTCAACGTTAAAAGTAGTGCATTTAAATACCTATGATGGCAATGGCGGCGCGGGCCGGGGCTGCATGCGCCTTAACCGTGCATTAATAAGTCAGGGTGTAGCATCAAGAATGCTGGTGCATTATAAATTTGGCAGCAATCCGGAAATAGGCACGTTCAATACAAACAAAATTCAAAAATCATATGCTGCCTTTACTATCATATTGGAGCGGATACTGGCGAAGCGGTTTTTAAAGCCACAGATGAAAACACCGTTTTCGTTTACCTGGTTTGGCCGGTCCGTCATTCATCACCCGGATGTTAAGAATGCCGATATTATTCACCTGCACTGGATCAACCATGGTTTTCTTGATCCGAAACATATTGCCGAGGTGGCCAAACTCAATAAGCCTGTTGTATGGACATTTCATGATAGCAATGCCTTTACCGGTGGTTGTCATGTGCGTTACGCCTGCGATCATTTTATGCACGAATGTGGTAACTGCCCCTTGCTGGTTAAGCCTTCGGATAACGATATTTCGCATCAGATATGGAAGCAAAAAAAACAAGCTTATGAGGTACTTGATTTTGCGATAGCTGCCCCAAGCTTGTGGATGCAGCAATCAATAGCCGCCAGCAGCCTGATGTTTGGTAAAGCCGTTCATCACATACCTAATACGCTCGAAACCGATATTTTTAAACCAATTGCCAAACAACAGGCAAAAAAAAAGGCGGGATTGCCGACTGATAAATTCATTTTTTTAAGCGGGTTTATGCCGTCGCGCAAAGATTCGCATAAAGGGACGCAATATTTGCTGGACAGCATGGAGTTGCTGAAGCAGCGTTCGGGCATCGATGCCGAAAAAATAGAACTGGTTGTTTTTGGCAATCGGGGAACCGAAGGACTGCTCGATTTTCCATTTAAAACCAGCTTTTTAGGCACAATAAATAACGACGAACAGTTGGCGTTGCATTATGCCGCTGCCGACGCATTCCTGATTCCTTCCCTTGAAGATAACCTGCCTTACACCGTTATGGAAAGCCTGGCCTGCGGAACGCCGGTTATAGCCTTTACAACGGGCGGCATACCAGATATGGTTAAGCATGAATACAACGGCTACCTGGCCACCTATCGTTCGGCAGAGAGCTTTACAGATGGCATGGAGTGGGTTATAAAACATCCGCAGCCACAGCTGCTGCAAAAACAGGCCCGGGATACGGTAATGGAAACATTTTCTGAAGAGGTGATTGCCAAAAAGCACATCGAACTTTATCAAAGCCTGTTAAAAGGTAAAGGAGGCGCCGATGTTTAA
- a CDS encoding glycosyltransferase, producing the protein MANIKYKVCVLTVTYANRGQFLNQVLKRVLGFAQVSGVVVINNASFYSVSDLATQLDDDRVTVLNNNENIGSAGGYKQGINYAHKNIDADFIWLLDDDNVPEEDTLHELLRMWDEIPGQNNKKALFCLRPDRAVHIRIAKGEDPYRYYLVRDNFMGFNLFRILHNQFYKLRDKRRKDIAFKKYVQMPYVPYGGLLFHQAMVDVIGLPNDDFFLYVDDSEYTYRITQNNGAIWLVPSCRVIDVDQSQGIGYKRKPFHSRLLDQWNFRTYYAIRNRMYFYSRVANHNKLIFKINKHLYLAYLFIVSLLSLKVKPYKKLLSAVNDGLEGKLGKVNSEKF; encoded by the coding sequence ATGGCAAATATAAAATATAAAGTGTGTGTGTTAACGGTTACCTATGCAAATAGGGGGCAGTTTTTAAACCAGGTACTTAAACGTGTGCTCGGTTTTGCGCAGGTAAGTGGGGTGGTGGTTATAAATAACGCGTCATTTTATAGTGTAAGCGATCTTGCTACCCAATTAGATGACGATAGGGTCACGGTTTTAAATAATAATGAAAACATAGGATCGGCGGGAGGGTATAAGCAGGGTATAAATTATGCCCATAAAAACATTGACGCTGATTTCATCTGGCTACTTGACGATGATAATGTACCCGAAGAAGATACTTTACATGAACTTTTGCGCATGTGGGATGAAATACCCGGACAAAATAATAAAAAAGCATTGTTTTGCCTCCGGCCGGATAGGGCCGTTCATATCAGGATAGCAAAAGGCGAAGACCCCTACAGGTACTACCTGGTTCGGGATAATTTTATGGGCTTCAATTTGTTCAGGATCCTGCATAATCAATTTTACAAGTTGCGCGACAAACGGAGGAAGGATATAGCCTTCAAAAAGTATGTGCAAATGCCCTATGTCCCTTATGGTGGGTTGCTATTTCACCAGGCAATGGTTGATGTAATAGGCTTGCCAAATGACGATTTCTTTTTATATGTAGATGACTCTGAATACACCTACCGAATAACGCAAAATAATGGGGCTATCTGGCTTGTGCCTTCCTGCAGGGTTATTGATGTAGATCAATCACAGGGAATAGGGTATAAGCGTAAACCTTTTCATTCCCGTTTGCTTGATCAGTGGAATTTCAGAACCTACTATGCAATAAGAAACAGGATGTACTTTTATTCGCGGGTAGCAAACCACAATAAATTAATATTTAAAATAAATAAACACCTATATTTGGCCTATTTATTTATAGTAAGTTTACTCAGTTTAAAAGTAAAACCATATAAAAAACTATTGTCTGCAGTTAATGACGGCCTTGAAGGAAAACTGGGCAAAGTAAATTCAGAAAAATTTTAA
- a CDS encoding glycosyltransferase family 2 protein: MFNPKLSVITIVYNNVRDIERTILSVLNQTYNNIEYIIVDGLSTDGTLQVITKYQHRIHKFISEKDKGIYDAMNKGLALATGDYVMFMNSGDEFYDADTVTAVFAAAAAADIYYGETEMIADSGESLGQRRHKAPKKFTWRGFKYGMSISHQAIYVRRALAEPYDGQYQLSADIEWIIRAAKKAKKIVNVNRYVAKYLVGGMSKKKHRQSLQERFDIMKRYYGLIPTVLNHFVIAFNLGWYWLKNKRTND, encoded by the coding sequence ATGTTTAATCCTAAGCTTAGTGTTATCACCATAGTATACAATAACGTGCGCGATATTGAACGCACTATCTTGTCGGTTTTAAATCAAACCTACAACAATATTGAATATATCATTGTAGATGGCCTCTCAACAGACGGAACTTTGCAGGTAATCACTAAATACCAGCATCGTATTCACAAATTTATAAGCGAGAAAGATAAAGGCATTTATGATGCCATGAACAAGGGGCTGGCGTTAGCCACGGGCGATTACGTTATGTTCATGAACTCGGGCGACGAGTTTTACGATGCAGATACCGTAACCGCTGTTTTTGCCGCTGCCGCTGCCGCCGATATTTATTACGGCGAAACCGAAATGATAGCTGACAGTGGCGAAAGTTTAGGACAGCGCCGCCATAAAGCCCCGAAAAAGTTTACCTGGCGTGGGTTCAAATATGGCATGAGTATCAGTCACCAGGCTATATACGTAAGGCGGGCATTAGCCGAACCTTACGATGGGCAATATCAGCTAAGTGCAGACATTGAATGGATTATCCGCGCCGCGAAAAAGGCGAAAAAAATAGTGAATGTAAACAGGTATGTTGCCAAATACCTGGTAGGGGGGATGTCGAAAAAGAAGCATCGCCAAAGTTTACAGGAACGTTTTGATATTATGAAACGGTATTATGGGTTAATACCAACTGTATTAAATCATTTTGTAATAGCCTTCAATCTTGGCTGGTACTGGCTGAAGAATAAGCGGACAAATGATTAA
- a CDS encoding glycosyltransferase, with protein sequence MQKLAPIALFVYNRPDHTRRTISHLQKNVLADESRLYIFCDAAKSEADRAKVDEVRQVAKETTGFKSVKLILRDNNLGLAESIISGVTQLVYEYGKVIVFEDDLLSSPYTLQYFNEALARYQNQKKVMHIGAYMYNLEDKDLPELFFYRAATSWGWATWAHAWDNFEPDIDKLIAQFDPLKILKFSIEGKMNFWKQMQNFKAGKNNSWAIRWYASIFLKGGLTLNPSKSFIQNIGHDGSGVHSNNENIYQVQIARQPVKNFPAEITENHQAYQAIKYFLNNRKGNLVQRGVRFVKQLREKYISKK encoded by the coding sequence ATGCAAAAACTTGCTCCTATAGCTTTATTTGTTTATAACCGGCCCGACCATACACGTCGTACCATCAGCCATCTGCAAAAAAATGTTTTGGCAGATGAATCCCGTTTGTACATTTTTTGCGATGCTGCTAAATCTGAAGCAGACCGTGCTAAAGTTGATGAAGTAAGACAGGTTGCTAAGGAAACCACAGGCTTTAAATCGGTGAAATTAATTTTGCGTGATAATAACCTCGGTTTGGCCGAATCTATCATCAGTGGTGTTACCCAGCTGGTTTATGAGTATGGTAAGGTGATTGTTTTTGAAGACGATTTATTGTCGTCGCCTTATACCCTGCAGTATTTTAATGAGGCGCTTGCCCGTTACCAAAACCAAAAAAAAGTGATGCATATCGGCGCGTATATGTATAATTTGGAAGATAAGGATTTGCCCGAATTGTTTTTTTACCGTGCTGCCACCAGTTGGGGCTGGGCAACATGGGCGCATGCCTGGGACAACTTTGAACCCGATATTGATAAGCTTATTGCGCAGTTTGATCCGCTAAAGATTCTTAAGTTCTCTATAGAGGGCAAAATGAATTTTTGGAAACAGATGCAGAATTTTAAAGCCGGTAAAAATAATTCCTGGGCTATACGTTGGTATGCTTCTATCTTTTTAAAGGGCGGTTTAACATTAAACCCTTCAAAATCCTTTATACAAAATATAGGCCATGATGGTAGCGGTGTACATTCCAATAACGAAAATATTTACCAGGTGCAAATTGCAAGGCAACCGGTAAAAAATTTCCCTGCAGAAATAACAGAAAATCATCAGGCTTACCAGGCTATTAAATATTTTCTGAACAACCGAAAAGGAAACCTGGTGCAAAGGGGAGTTAGGTTTGTTAAACAATTACGGGAAAAATATATCTCCAAAAAATAA
- a CDS encoding class I SAM-dependent methyltransferase — MSNELTDKAFWANYWESKKDIAFNVPVNHTFHKLLSKLITENKLSSAIELGGFPGYYTIFLKKYFGLKTALFDFYIHPKTLKEVLNINDLSEKDISVIEGDLFKYEPQAQYDLVLSCGLIEHFNDTKDIINKHLSFLKPGGTLFITLPNFTGVNGWMQRKFDRDNYDKHNISSMNPNLLANYCTSLGLKNVKAYYYGQFSIWLENRAQQPGLVKLFFKALWFTGKITTKIIPIESKLLSPYIVLTATK, encoded by the coding sequence ATGAGCAATGAACTCACCGATAAGGCTTTTTGGGCTAATTACTGGGAATCAAAAAAAGATATAGCATTTAATGTTCCTGTAAATCATACTTTTCATAAATTACTATCAAAGCTAATTACAGAAAATAAACTATCATCTGCCATAGAATTAGGTGGTTTTCCGGGGTACTATACTATATTCCTAAAAAAGTATTTTGGATTAAAAACCGCTCTTTTTGACTTTTATATTCATCCCAAAACATTAAAAGAGGTATTAAACATTAATGATTTGAGTGAAAAAGATATATCTGTAATTGAGGGCGACCTATTTAAATATGAACCACAGGCACAGTACGATCTTGTTTTATCATGCGGACTAATAGAACATTTTAACGATACCAAAGACATTATAAACAAGCACTTGTCATTTTTAAAACCCGGCGGTACGTTATTTATTACTTTACCTAATTTTACGGGGGTAAACGGTTGGATGCAACGTAAATTTGATAGGGATAATTACGACAAGCACAATATCAGTAGTATGAACCCCAATTTATTGGCCAACTATTGCACCAGCCTGGGGTTGAAAAATGTAAAAGCTTATTATTATGGACAATTTTCCATATGGCTGGAAAATCGTGCACAACAACCGGGGCTGGTTAAATTATTTTTTAAAGCTTTGTGGTTTACAGGTAAAATAACAACCAAAATCATTCCTATTGAATCAAAGTTATTATCTCCGTATATTGTACTAACTGCAACAAAGTAA